The DNA segment GATATTTTTTTGCTGTAATTTTTTTAAAATTTTTTAGTTTTTTTATTTTTGAATTAGTTTATATTGTATTTTAAAAAAATGATAAAATTATTATTTTGTAAGTAAACGACCATTATCATTCCATTCGCCGTACATAACTCCAGCTTTTGTATTATCTAAAAGTTTTTGTAAACGACTTTTAAAAAGTTCAGGTTGTTTTTTCTTAATTTGAATAGTATCAATTCTCACACGCTGATAAAGAGAAGGAAAACTTTGAAATTTAGACCAAATTTCTGGATCGGCTTGTAATGCATTTAAGATATCTTTGTCAATTATAAATCCTTTATCAGTCATATCCGGTAGTACAGCACGACCAGCATCTGTCATCCGTCCTAATCGCTCCATTCTGCGACATCGCTCTTTATTTAATTCAGACCATAAACTTTTTTTCTTTCTAGGGGTTAACCTTTGTACTGTTGTTCCATTATCCATTTTCTTTGTAGTGCTGTCAATCCAACCGAAACACATCGCTTCTTCAACTGCATCTATATACCAAAATATT comes from the Fusobacterium perfoetens genome and includes:
- a CDS encoding YdeI/OmpD-associated family protein, translating into MEIKNLLNVHNRDELRKWLLENHNKENECWIIVKRGHPVDDKIFWYIDAVEEAMCFGWIDSTTKKMDNGTTVQRLTPRKKKSLWSELNKERCRRMERLGRMTDAGRAVLPDMTDKGFIIDKDILNALQADPEIWSKFQSFPSLYQRVRIDTIQIKKKQPELFKSRLQKLLDNTKAGVMYGEWNDNGRLLTK